Proteins from a single region of Macrotis lagotis isolate mMagLag1 chromosome 2, bilby.v1.9.chrom.fasta, whole genome shotgun sequence:
- the C1QL1 gene encoding C1q-related factor, protein MLLVLVVLIPVLVSSGGPDGHYEMLGTCRMVCDPYPARAPGATAAARPDGEALSEHGGAPPPSTLVQGPQGKPGRTGKPGPPGPPGDPGPPGPAGPPGDKGEPGKPGPPGLPGPGGNGAISTATYTTVPRVAFYAGLKNPHEGYEILKFDDVVTNLGNNYDAASGKFTCNIPGTYFFTYHVLMRGGDGTSMWADLCKNGQVRASAIAQDADQNYDYASNSVILHLDAGDEVFIKLDGGKAHGGNSNKYSTFSGFIIYSD, encoded by the exons ATGCTGCTGGTCCTGGTCGTGCTGATCCCCGTGCTGGTCAGCTCCGGCGGCCCCGACGGCCACTATGAGATGCTGGGCACTTGCCGGATGGTGTGCGACCCCTACCCGGCCCGGGCCCCGGGCGCCACCGCCGCCGCCCGCCCCGACGGGGAGGCCTTGAGCGAGCACGGCGGCGCACCCCCGCCCTCCACCCTGGTGCAGGGACCCCAGGGGAAGCCTGGCAGAACCGGGAAGCCCGGCCCCCCGGGACCTCCGGGGGAccccggccccccgggccccgcGGGCCCTCCCGGGGACAAGGGCGAGCCCGGGAAACCGGGCCCCCCCGGGCTTCCGGGCCCCGGGGGCAACGGGGCCATCAGCACGGCCACCTACACCACGGTGCCCCGGGTGGCCTTCTACGCTGGTCTGAAGAATCCCCACGAGGGCTACGAGATCCTCAAGTTCGACGACGTGGTCACCAACCTGGGGAACAACTACGATGCGGCCAGCGGCAAGTTCACGTGCAACATCCCCGGCACCTACTTCTTCACCTACCACGTCCTGATGCGAGGAGGGGATGGCACCAGCATGTGGGCCGACCTCTGCAAGAACGGGCAG GTCCGGGCCAGCGCCATCGCCCAGGACGCTGACCAGAACTATGACTATGCCAGCAACAGCGTGATTCTGCACCTGGATGCTGGGGACGAGGTCTTCATCAAGCTAGACGGCGGCAAGGCGCACGGCGGCAACAGTAACAAATACAGCACTTTCTCCGGCTTCATCATCTATTCCGACTGA